The genomic region AAGCCTGAAAACATATTGTTAGTCCTCAAAGTTTTTCATCAAATCCAAGAAACATAACATGCACACATGCAAGCTATTCTCCTCATTCAAGTAATGAAGATGAAAGCTGTGTTATAAAGTTTTGTAACGCTGAGCCATGGTCCTAGGAAGAGCTTATGAGAAATGGCTTTTCCCTCTTGCATTTGTGCATGATAGAAAGCTTGATGACTTTATAATTTCTGCTTCTTTCAAATTATTGTCCCATAGAGCATTAAGTGTGATGACAGCAGCAAAGCCTGTGAGGAAGCATTATCAGTAAAAAACAGTCCTGGCATATCTTCTACTGAATTCAGTCTTAGGAGCatgaaactgttttgttttttaatcaaggTTACCATAGGCCTCCCATCTTGCATATCTGTGCTGTGGGGAACAGGATGAGGAATAAAATCAGTTCTCCTTCTGAAATGCATCGCCTTAGGAGACTGCTCAACTGCAGTTTGAACATATGGACCTCCACCACCACAAGCAGCCGCGATGAAGAGCTATTAAACCAACCATCTTGTGTTGGCTACGGAGGAATATTTCACCGTGCTCTTTCACAACATGAGCTACAAAGCAGCGAAAGGAGCATGGATTGCTGCACAGTGTCTGCTTGCAGTTTTCCAAATCTGATGGATGCCACAACTGAGAGAAACTATGTTCACCCTCTCAGGTGGCCATTGCTCTTCAAATTGTAAATAATCTCCTGAGCAACAAACAACTTCAGAGATCAAAAGCTGATAGGTTTTATTGGATCCGAAAGGATCTAAACTTGCTCTATTTTCAGAATTAAGTCaatatgtaaatgaaaatggCCACTGtacagatggggggggggagagacagcTAAGGGGGTCATTTGAAAATGCCAAAGGAACATTTcttaaatgtaatatttaatttatgggaaaaaaacccacaccagaaTTATTGGAAAAATTCAACCTTATTCCACATTTGCATTCAGATCTTTCAAAATTCAATGTGAGGGAAAAACTCCACCCCTGTATGGTTATAAAACTGCTGCCAAAAGCAAGATACTTAATTGCATTTGCATTCTTAATGCAAAGCTCTTCACCAGCATTTATTAATAAGCAGAAAATAGTATAAAATGTATAAATCTATGCAGCAACTGGCAACAAAGGCACATATCTTATCTACCTGGACAATAATGGGATTTGATCTgtgtatttattctgaaaaggaCAGAATAATCTTTTTACAAATAATTATGAGATGGTTCAAAGTAGCAAACACAGAGCAGCTGGAACATATGCCCCGGCTCCTTTAGTATGGATTACAtacttttaaattactgaaaCATTAATGCATCCAGGTTGAAGAGAATTCTGTAAATTCTACTAATTGTGCTGCATCCTTTAATTGctcatctgtttattttttaacagggTCATTATCAAATGAGGAGCAGTTCTGAGTACACTTGATGTTTACTTTCAGAGCAGTTAACTCAATATACGAGCTTAGTTTCTGTGTAGATTAACACACATTCCAAGCCTGTGTCTTCCTGCAGTGTATTTTTGTAATAAGTAGTAGGATTCCAAAATGAGATGCCACACTTCTGATGGAAGACTAAATACCAGCTTTGGAGATAATTTTCAGGGTCCATTTCTTTTGCAATGGTTAAAAGAGttatgcaaagaagaaaaaaaagtattcatgcAGCAGATGTGATTATACACTTGTGGCTCATGTGAAAATCTCAGTTGTAATTTGGAAAAACAACATTTCCAGGTATTCCAGCCCAATTATTTACTGACATTTCAAGTTAGTTATAATCTCAAAATTTTCAAAGGCTCAAGTCATTCAGAGCTCAGCCAAACATATCCAGAATCCatttgaactttttatttttccaaacagcTTCACGGAAGCACATTATaagccagagaagaaaagggTTTTTAATGGCTATTTTATTGATGCAGCAAGTTTTAAGAAGAACCTGGTAGTTTCTTGATTGCGCTACTTCATGTTCTAAAGAACACTCAGAAAGATGTTTACCAGAGAAGATAAATCCCTGAGCAACAAGGTAAGTGTTTAACAGTAAAATCCATCAACAAAGTAGTTATTTCAGTACAGAGAAGTGCTCTTCAGACTCACCAGAAAGGGAGATTCCCAGTCCAATGGAGTCTGTAAAAACATATGTGGAGGATATACAAACAGCTGCAAGTGCAATCGCACAAGCACTTCTGAATCATATTCCACTGCTTATAAAACTTTCTGCATCAGTGTTTTACCACTTCAGGTAaagtttttccctgttttttaaaGTTAACCATCGCTTAGGAAAGCTGCCATAAAAACGGCTCAACCTTTCTCAAAAATGAGGCATCTTTTCTTTGCAGGGTGTAGTGTCACAGGCATTGCGTCATTCATCTCATAGGAGGGGACAGTGTTCCCAATAGACCTTCCTGGCACAGGCACATACGTGCAGAGAGCTGAACATTAGCAGGCCATTGATCCCCATTATAAATTTTTTACACTCTGAAAcccttcttatttttttaagggggaaaaaaatagcttttgtgtCTTGGCATTAAATTTCAAGTTTCCTACCAAGTTGTCAAGAACATAGTCACACATATATGCCTTTAAGCTGAAAATTGGCTGTGATTTATCAAAGTCAGAATGGTATAAATAATGCATGTCTTGCACAGACAGCTTTTCTTGTAATGTAACAACTAATGGCCTGTCAACACAGTATTCCACGTACACAACCTCTACAATGGTCTACAGTCTTTCCTGTATGATAAATGAAGGCCTGTTAGGAGGCAAATTCACTCTAATGGTGTCCTGATATCTTTGCTATAATGTGTGATGATGGTATGCAGAGAGAAAAGCCAGACATCTTTAAGGTGTGTAAAGGTAGTTAAGGATGCAAATTCTGCAGTGTCAGGCTTTGCTGATGAGCCAAAACGAAAAATTTATTTACCCAATAGCTGAAGCTTGATGCataaataaaaacttcaaaaatctgGATCATTCAGACAGATTTGTCCACATCCAGTAAGGAAATCTGAGAAAAGATGTTCAGTGCTTATGGTAAGAAAccacatttgaaaaacaaaacaaatggaaaaacctgcattcaggaaaaaaaaaaaaaggctaagccAATTCCGTAAGATCTCATTAGGTTTTAGTGCCAGATTTTCTTTCAAGATACAAAAGCTTCTCCTTCAAtgtgtttctctttaaaaattttaGGATTATGCCCAAGTTCTGACTAAGCCACAGTAGCATGGAAGAAATACATCTGCTGGAGTTTCTTTATAAGGAATTAGAAGAGCACTATTGCCAACACACACATTCAACACAGTCAGCGCACGTTACCCACCAGAAACTtacctttctgtgattgtttctCTGAGACCACTAGCAACCCCTTTCACCACCGTACTAGCCTTTGGCGTCAGCACTACTTGAGATATAAAAAAGgaacccttctttcttctttcagtgatTGATGCCTGGAGGAACTGAATCAGTTTTTCCGGATCTGTTGTGTTTGCCCAAGGAGCTGGCATCATCTGGCCTGGCCAAAGAAATGGTACCTCGAGAGCCACTGGACTGTGGTAGAACACCAGCACTTGGTGTTCCTTTTCCCACAGGTACTGGAGGCTGACTTCATGGGCAAATATAGCAGGACACATTTTGTTTCCATACGTGTCTTTGAGCATTTGGACAAGCTTTTCATGATGGTATTTCTGCATTCCGTAGAAATGGTTGAAGTCCAAGAAGACCACTTCTTTTGGGTGGTCAGCAAGAAACGCATTGATCTCTTCCAGACCCTCCTTGACTTTGGCACTGAATAAACCATGAGCAAAGTAGAGTTCATTGTCTGGGTCTCTGGGCTTAGTGGAAATTCTAAGATCAAAATACCGTATACCTGCCCCCAGCTGGCTGGTGAAGTTCATGGTCTGTGTAGCCAACCACTTCCTCATCAGCTTTTTAGCCACAGTCCCAAAAACAGACACAAAATTCTGGACCGTCTCTGGCTGTTCAGGCCCAACTGGAGAGGCTTCATCGATGTAGAAGCTAAATGAGTCATGAGACCCtaaaaacacaacagaagaaagttatCAATATTGTATTCCTGTATTAAAAGTCATTAGTGATTTTTCTtaataaacataattttctgACCTGTACCAACTCACCAACGGACTCCTCCCCTGCTCTTTTTCTCAACACACTACATTTGTCTGGCAGCATTTACCCCACCAGCACCTCCCAGAAACTTGAAGGAAAGGTAGTGCCTATTTCACTGCTTGTCTGGGCACTCTCTCACTCTCTTCTAGCTCTTACTTACGCCTTTaagctcactgaagtcagtgggctCTGAACGTCAAAGCAATCCTGGTGTAACTCCAGCAAAGCTAGTCACGTAATAAATCCCTAGAACCAACAAAGAGTCTGGCCCTGCATGCTGAACTGCGCACCGTCTAGTTTGcagaaccaaagaaaaaaaccaaaccaaaccaacaacatcCCACACACACCTTTATAGCCAGCTGAAGTAAGAGTTGAAAAATGCCAAGGACGTGTAACCTTTCtgaccttttatttatttcaagtctATCTGGTCATCAACAAGGTCACTGaatgctgttttccttcttaaatttACCTCTaaaattttttgctttcctttgctacATAAGTATAACAGATAGAGCCAAGGATAGCATTACATTCCACTGATAAAATACAGAAACGCTACTGCATGCTCTTGACAAGAGCAAGACATACTAAACGCGCCTATGTACAGAAGTTATCGTTTTCCACAACTTAACAGAGTTGAGTACAAATATGTAAGACCCTTTGCTATGCAAAATTCTCTCTGTCTCAAGGtatgtccattaaaaaaaaccccacaaaacaaaacaaccaacaactTACTCTGCTCAGCATTTAGACATTTACACGAAAGCAGCTGATAAAGCTGAGGACATCTGCAAACGCATGATCATTCTGTAAGGGACTTTGTCTTGCTTTATGGAGAGATGAGCTGACCCTAGGACACGCTCATCACCCTTGTCTACCACTAGCCTTCTGAATACCTGGCAGTGAAATCTGGCCGTTTATACAGAAATACTGTccggctgcaggcagagccacaCTCCCACTGTCCCAGCCAGAGGGGATACTTCGGTCAGACTCACTGCAGCAAGCAGGTCTGCTCCTCAGCCTATGTCACACCACTTGCAAAACTCCTTCAAGGTCAGCAGGACTTGTACTTCTGAAATGGACTGTAGCGGTAGGCCCTCAGAGATCCAAATCCTAGCATCAGAATGAGTTCAGAGCACAAGCCTTGCCTGCAACTGATGCTTCTGTAGGCgcttttcaaaattactttccaAAGCACGCATGCTGTGGCAAATAAGTATCACATTAATGAGATCCTGCTAGTCAATCATTTCTGATGGCAATGCTATTTTAACTGAACTGGAACAAAGCCTATAAACTGAAGTGACAGCTATaacattttattctttaacaATAAATGGAGTCACGACAAATCATCTTAAACTCTGGCttggattttgctttgtttaatctGAGAAATGTCTTAAAATTTCGTACACCCCTGCTTTTCATGGTTGCCTCTTTGAactgctttttactttaaatattagACAAAATTACCATTTTGATGAAGCTTTCTACTGCTAAGTGTTGAAGCAATAGCATTTTCCTTACAGAACCCGATTAGATCATGGAGTATCTGGTTACACACTGATATCCCAGGGGACCAGATCTGCATACAGAATTTTAACGGTAAAACAAATGATTAGAGCAGTGACTTGTGTTTCAGTAGTATTACAGGGAAAATCAATGAGATACATTAAATGTTCTGCTCAATGTAACCTGCACTAATCTAGAAATCAAAGTAAATCCAGTCTTGTTCAAAACAAGGCATAGCTACCGATATTAGCAAGAGATGTATCTTGCAAACCCTCACTTCGTCCATTGAAGTCCCTTTTATTTCAGTAGGATTTTATGTCAGAATAAGTACATGTATAAACATGATCAACCGACTGCAGCAGTAGGCTCAAAATGGAATTAAGATTAATTAAGTCATTTGTCCTTTATTGTCTGATAACAATAAAGTTATTTCTGCAACCTGAAGTTGCAGAAAAGGGAGCTAAACTTGACCACCACGGCCAATATGCAACACAGTGCCAAACACCACTTAAAACTACTTAAGTCGAGAGATGCAGCACAGTTCTCACAGCAGAAAACTAAGGTGAACAGCTTGTCAGCAGGTAGCTTTTAGCTATTGGTAATGCAAAACACAGGGAAGAGCATGTAGGAGGCAGGGGAAACATTGCAGTTAGAAGTGACGGAACATTACAAGCAGgacagtttagaaaaatattttttcttaagtaaGGTCTTTATGCACGTATTTGAGCCTAAAAATGGGGATTCCTACATGTAAGGTACAGAGAAAAGTGCACAGTGCACTAAGAACCTCCATGTTTTGTAACCCAAACAAGGAGACTCTATTAAAtactacaaaaaagaaaataaggcttGACTTAACTTGGTTGACACTGAACAAAGCAGATGTCAGCTATTCAAAAGTATGTAAAGATTCCTCCtgactgaaaaaaacagcaaatgttttttctttccacatgTACAAGTAATTTGAACAGGtcgtttaaatatttattttcaccatGCACTCATCTACATTTCCTTTTGCCTTCATCCTGCCCTGTTGTCCTAACCAGCTTACTCATATAACTTGGGGAAATTCAAAATCCTTACACTTGGCAGAGCAAATCAGAGTATGATCTTTTCCACTGTCATGCCCCAAATCACTATGTTCCTGGTAATGAGAAAATCCTGTATGAACATACACTTGTTTTTAGCAACCAGGTTTCCTTCCAACTTTGCTTTGGTGAGTGGGGACATTCACATCCTACTTGCCACTGGGAAGTGGACTTGCAGGTCCTCTGTATCACCAAATCTCAGCCCCCATGAAGACAGGATGCAGGGTACATTCAGAAATACTAATGCAATGATGCCTGCAATCTTTGGAAGGTAGCTTGCACATCAGCTATCTTTGTTATAGTAGAGCAGGGGACACGCTGACCTGATATATGGGACAGTCTCTACCACAGAGACTTCAGTATGAGACATGGGGAAGCAAAAGAGAGGGGAAATGACTTGTCCCAAGTCACGCAGGGAGGAGGAGTAAGCTGATATTCCTCTTGtatgcaaacatattttctcaaCAGTTTACTAAGTGTCTAGCACTTTCGTAAAACATTGCACACTGTTTTCCCCACTGTTTCAACAACACAACATATCATTGATCCAAGGATTCAACGATGAAGGCTTGTGGATCAGGATCACAGGGGTGGCAAACAAGAGGTAAACACGGTGTGCATATGTTACAGACTGCCCAGTCAAGAAGAGAAAGTGGACAAAGCCTTCTTTAAACAACTGGAATAAGCCTCACAATTACAAGGCCTGTTTTCATGGGGAACTTGAGACATTTGCTGGAAGAGCAGAACAGCAGGGCACAGGCAATCTGGAGAGcatcaaagactttttttctgcatGCACTCCTTAAAGTAGACAAGGCGCGCTGCTTGACATGGTACAAATTAAGGAAGAAATGGCTAGGGACatgaaggctgacagcagcctTAGCCAGACTGACTATGAGGTGAtataagaatttaaaatactgaagaaagtGAGGAACGCAAATAACTGAATAAAGATCCTGGATTTCAGAGCAGCAGTCTTAGCTTGTTCAGGAAATTGGTAAGTGATAGCCTCTGGGAGAATTACCTTAAATGCCAAGGGACTCAGGAGAAATGGTTGAAATTGAAAGACAACCTCTCTAAAGCATATGAACAATCCAGCCCAGTGTGCAAGGAAACAAGGAGGTAAGGCAGGAGGCAAGTTTGGCTGAATGGGTAACTCCTGAGTGAGCTCAAACTTAAAAAGCCATGTACAGAAGGTGTAAGCAGGGACAGGCTCCCTGGGAGGAGCCTGCAAGGGATGGGGAAGGCAACAGAGAGCTCCTGCAGATATGTCAGCAGCAAAGGGGAGCAAGGAGAATGTTGGCCCACTGCTGAACAGGGCAGGAGACCTCATAATGCAGGACAAGGCAACTACTGAAATACTTGGTATCTTCCTTGCCTTAGTCTTCACTGGTAAGGTCTGCTCTCAAGCACCCAATGTCTCTCTCTGTCTAGTACTTTTTCAAACTGCTTCTCATTAGTAAAAGGTGACAGTTAAGGATTACTTATATAGATTAGACACATAAGTAGATGGGACAAGAAAGGATTCATCTGAACATGCAGAAGGCACAGGCCAAGATCACTGTAAGGCTGCCCTCTCTCACCTTTGACAGGTCATGTTGACTGGAGGAGGCAAAAGTTACACTCATCTTCAAAATGGCAAAGCAGGACAACCCAGGGAACAACAGTCTGTCAGATTCATTTCAGTCCCAGGGAAGATCACAGAGCAAGTCCtcatggaaaccatttccagCTTATGAATGGTAAAAAGGCAACCTGGGAACAGCTACCATGCATTTAGCAGAGGCAAATCATGACTGACCAACCTGACTGCCTTCTAGAACAGAATGACTggctttggggaaaacaaaattttcctttgacttcagcaaggcttttaaCAGTCTCCCTTAAGATGCTTGCAGTCTAACTGGAAAGACACCAACTAGACAAGTGCACTATAAGGTATGTGAAAAAAACCTGCCTGGACATCAGGCTCAAAAGGTTGTGGCTGAAGGTTCAAAGTCTTAACTCACAGCTGATCACAAGCCaattctgtttaacatcttcatcagtgacacagacaatGTGATGgggagcaccctcagcaagtttgcaggtgaaaCCATGTTGGGGGAAGAGGTTAATGCTCTGGAGGGGAAAGCTGGTATTCAGAGAAACTtcagcacagcagagaagctgGATGACAGGAACCTTAAGAAGTTCAAAGGCAAGATGGACCCAGGACAGACAACCCCATTCAGTAGCACAGCTGGGGACCAACTGGCTAGAAGGCAGCTCTGCATAAAAAGACTTATTCGCTTGGacataagaaaaaacaatttccCCACAAGACCAGTTAAGCCCTGGAGCGGGATCCCCGCGGGGCTGGACTCTGTATCCCTGATCCTCAATGCTTGGCTCGACAGCCTCATCTAACTTGGAgttagctctgctttgagcaggggatgGACCAAATGACCTCTGGAGCTCCCTTCCATCATAAATTATCATGTGTCTGCTTATTCCCCCCTCCCAAGATACAAAAGATTCGTTTCTTGTCTCTCAACCTTAGAAGCAATTATCAAGAGACATTTAAAATGTCTGCACCAGCCgtgatccaaaaaaaaaaaaaaagtggccagTTTCAACCACCGAGACATTAAATTTTCATGAACTTAGATGTGGCCAAACACTATTTAGATATTCAAGAGTAAAATGTGCAGTATCATTTAGATTGCAAGAAAACAGCTGCTAGTACTTTTACTAGGGAGAACAGTCTCCTGTTTCCTTTACTGAATTCCCTTAATAGGACAATTGGGAATATATAACCCACTACAGCTCAGCTATGGACATATTTATGGCTTCCCTGGAGGGCTAAACCCCCCATTCAAAAAATAATTGGGCTCGGTGCTGAAAAAAGTCCCTCAGGGAGAGTGCGTTTTAGTTCTGAATCATTTCTTCAGTCCCACAGATATTTACGAAGAGGCACAGCGAAGCTACTATTTTTGGTGGCTAAATTTTAACATATCATTCATAAAGCACGCAAACGTAGCTGAACTTTGCTCTGCCCTCCCCTTGCCTCACTGTCAGCTCTGGCCATCCCCCTTAACAACCACTTGGTAAACAGCACCTAAAATAGAGGTACTGAATCGAACAGTACTGCCCAACATGCTCAACAGCAGCAATCACACcccgaatcatagaatcatagaatcattgaggttggaaaagacctctaagatcatcgagaccaaccgtcgacccaacaccaccacccactaagccatgtccctaaatgcctcatctactcgtcttttaaatacctccagggatggggactcaaccacttccctgggcagcctgtgccaatgtttaaccactctttcagtaaagaaatttttcctcatgtccaatctgaacctcccctggtgcaacttgaggccatttcctctcgtcctatcgctagttacttgggagaagagaccgacacccacctcgctacaacctcctttcaggtagttgtagagagcgatgaggtctcccctcagcctccttttctccaggctaaacaaccccagttccctcagccgctcctcataagacttgttctccagacccctcaccagcctcgttgcccttctctggacacactccagcacctcaacgtccttcttgtagtgaggggcccaaaactgaacacagtagtcgaggtgcggccccaccagtgccgagtacaggggcacgatcacttccctactcctgctggccacactagttctgatacaggccaggatgccattggccttcttggcctcctgggcacactgccagctcatgttcagctggctgtcaaccagcacccccaggtccttttccgacaggcagctttccagccactcttccccaagcctgtagcgctgcatggggttgttgtggccgaagtgcaggacccggcacttggccttgttgaacctcatacaattggcctgggcccatcgatccagcctgtccaggtccctctgcagagccttcctaccctcaagcagatcaacactcccgcccagcttggtgtcatctgcaaacttactgagggtgcactcaatcccctcatccagatcatcgataaagatattgaacaagaccgaaGATCCACAAGTCACTGTTGGCTTCCTATACTTAGGAGATGACATCCCTTGGTGATTATTGCTGCAATGTCACATGCAGTGCAGTctcatttttttgaaaacatcCTCGTCAATGAGGGCTATACAGTGACTGACACCAGATCACAACACCTTTCTTGGATGTTGTGGAGAACAGATAGGACAAATTCCATTACCTCTAGCACACAGGAGACCAATGCAGATGTTCTCCCAACCTCATTTGGTCTATtctcactgatttatttttaaggccaaatgaaacaaagaaaaaaacccccatgaatATTTTCCTAGCCGCACTGCTATTTCAAGGAATAGCAAAGTCTAGTCATGACCACTAGAGTTGGTGCACCTCAATATTGtgttttaccttctttttaaGATGGCTGAGCACTGCTCTCTCCATCAAAGCCACAGCACATCTCAGGAAGTCAAAAGGTTTTACCAAGAGCAATGCAATTCAGTCTTCACAGTCCAGTTACCTTTAGCATTTAAACTGCTTGGGTGATACAAGCTTTGTTTGATAAAAATATTAcccaggaaagcaaaacaaaaacaactgggaaaaaagaGATTATAGATTGTGCAGTGACTCAGCTTCCCCACAGGTAACTGCCTCACTTCTCAGCTGTTCTTCCAGTGTTCAACACCAGTTGTGTGCCCCTGACACCAACCGAAGGTCACAGGGCTTAGCCACCTATATACACTCAGCACTCCATGATCCAAAGGAACAGGAAGAGAGGCAGACACTACCTCAGTTAACGCAAAAACCCAGATAGTGAACAAGTCAGAGTCAGAATAAGAGTACACGTATAACCCATTCTTGTATACAGAGGCCTACTAGCTACGTATCTGATCAAATTAAGTTATGATGTAGTGTGTACACACAACTCTCTGCTACCCATAAAACCTCTTTCTAGACTCAAACTCTGTCAAAACCCTATGAGAAACAGCTCGGTTCTCCAAACACCATGCTGCTGTTTCTAGCTAAACCAGTGAAGGATGCACAGACAGCCCCATGCAAGTCAACCTTAGATCTGGTGAAGAGGAACTGAAGCCTAAAACTGCCCCTCTGCAGAGAGGCCAGGGAGCTTTCTCCTTGCAATCCCCaaaacttttgttttgttctgtgtctgAAATAAGAAGCCTGCAAAGACTGAGCTGGCCACCTCCCAGGTCTCACCCACCCAAACCCCATGGTCACAACCAGCCAAACCACCACAGTTAGCCAAGGGTGCAGGTACCCGGTGAGGAAGCTTATCCACAGTCTTGTTCCCCCACCTCAATCTCCAACAGTCACATGGGATTTCTGCAACTCCCTACCTGCGAGCTGTTCCCGCACTGCTCATAAATTAGCCCAGCTTTTCAGGCAAGGttgcctgcagcaccagcaggatCATGCCTACCTTTGGCCTTCTGAAGGCTCAGGAAACCTTCTCAATGGAAAGCCAGAGCAGTGGGTGCTCTTCCCAGAGTCCTGGACAGCTAAACAACCACACATTCTTGTAACTCAGTCTCAACATGGAAACtgtgattttcattaaaaataaaaagtcaaactTTTCTTTACATGAGAGGAATGCTTTATAATACATAAGAATATCTGGGTTTTATTCAGGTGAATTGTCTGatcagaaagtaagaaaaaattattttataagacTGCATTTTGTAGATGGTAAGCTAGCCCATACATAAATCAAACTGAATCACCCCCTCtcaagcagtgaaaacagaaaagttatttcattttttgtataTAAAGCTCTGAAGTTTCTATTGAATAAAAAACATAAACCAagatgaagacattttttacataaACCCATTAAACAAACTCAAAATGTCTGTGAGGTAAGATGAACACAAATCATTCcactttttaaatcaaatcttTTTCCAGGTCACACAGCATAAACAACTTTACATCCAGACAGTTAAATCTTTCAAAGTCAACAATTTTAACCTGTTAAGTAagcattttaatgctttcaaaCTATAACTACGGGGATGAATTAACCTTGGTTTTCAATGGGAGATTACTGATAAAGTACAAATCCAGAGCCCAATTTTAAGCACACTTAACTGTTTGAATGATTTTAATTATGTGCACGAATGTCTGCAGGAAAGAGCCCCATTTTGCTTTAGCTTCTTTCAGAATAATAGAATTCCAAATTGCTTTGGAGTTACATTAACACCAGCTAAATTGAAGTTGTCGAATATCTGGGAGCAAGAAGAGGCAGGCAgcgacagaaaagaaaaagtattctgGTCATATTTGAGAACATAAGCAAAAAAGGTGACAGGAGtgacagaaaatgaagctgttaAAGCAACATTTGTTACATTACTATTAACTTCGCAAGATTTTAGATGCTGCTGCAAATATGGCACAATCACAATTTCCCCATTAGAAATCCACTCCCCAGTCTGCCCACGTCCTCTGTGCCAGTCCCATCTTGGGGGAACCCCCCAACAaactcttctcttcctctgcttgtATTCCCATCTGCCTTGAAGACCTTGGTGATAGtgtgggaaaaggaaaggaaacatttgCTTCCTTCCTGGCCTGTTACTTCCCAGAACTGGTAGCCTCCCCCTCAttccccaccctcctcctgcaGGAGATAAAGGTGCATTTTCTCTCTGCCACCAGATGAGTCCTAGACCAGCCATCAGAATTGCACATAACCATAATTTGGACCTCAGTCCTGTGCCTAGGGTCACGACATCAGGAGTCTGCGCTGACATGGTTTCTAACACTACTTCTGCCATAGGTGGAcctctgcatttctcagc from Aptenodytes patagonicus chromosome Z, bAptPat1.pri.cur, whole genome shotgun sequence harbors:
- the PLCXD3 gene encoding PI-PLC X domain-containing protein 3; its protein translation is MASSQGKNELRFADWMAALPGSIHRIPLTNLAIPGSHDSFSFYIDEASPVGPEQPETVQNFVSVFGTVAKKLMRKWLATQTMNFTSQLGAGIRYFDLRISTKPRDPDNELYFAHGLFSAKVKEGLEEINAFLADHPKEVVFLDFNHFYGMQKYHHEKLVQMLKDTYGNKMCPAIFAHEVSLQYLWEKEHQVLVFYHSPVALEVPFLWPGQMMPAPWANTTDPEKLIQFLQASITERRKKGSFFISQVVLTPKASTVVKGVASGLRETITERALPAMMQWVRTQKPGESGVNIITADFVELGDFISTVIKLNYALDEGEDDTT